The nucleotide sequence GCCGGAGGACGGGACTTATCAGAATTTCAACAAGACCGGCGACCGGCTCGACGTTTCCCATGTGCAGATGGCCAAGTACCTGGAAACGGCAGACTACGCATTGCGGTCCGCAGTCAACGCGGCTGCATTTCGTTCGGAGACGAAACGCTACTACGCCCGAGACGAAGGGACGATGATTTTCTGGATGCGGTTCAAAAAGGGAATCAACCGATACCCCAGCCGCGCGGCGATACCGATGCTGGGCCTTACCTCGGAAACGGAGGTCATCCGAGAAAACCAACCGTTGACCGTAGGCGATTCCAATCCAGAAATTCGAAACCAGGAGGCCTTTGGTTTCGTTGTCGGCACCCAGGCCTCGGCGGCAAAATACGACTTCAGAAACGTCATCGTGCCCACGCCAGGAAACTACCGACTGCGGATGAAGACTTATACCTTCACCGCGGGACCTAACGGCCGAGCGCTCGGAGACGATCATGGACTCACAGGCGGCGAGCCTAAGTGGTGGCGACCTGACCGAAATGTCGTCATGCGCGGGAAACGCCGCGAACCGATCACCCTCTATGCCCATACCGCAAGCGGCGAAAGTCTTTGGATCGGAAGTTTCGACTCGTATCCCGATCCCAAGGTTATTGAGCGCGAGGTGGTTCTGCGAAAAGGTGACGCGATCCGTCCGGATGCCGGACGATTGCTAAGAACACAACCGCGCTGGAGTGGCAACCCGAACGCGACGCCAGAGGGCGTTCCTGGTTTCGCAATGAACTGGTTGGAGCTTGAAGGCCCATTGAATGAGGATTGGCCTCCCCAAAGTTACCAAGCCCTGTTTGGGGATCTTCCCTTCAGAGTCCATGAGAGCGAGGAACGTCTGCCGCTTCCGCCGCTATTAACTGAGGAAACCTTGATCGGGTGGACCGAGCGTTCGCCGGGCATTCCCCACCGTCGCGTGGAAGTGTTGCCCAACGATCCGGACGCCGATGCGAGGCGACTCTTGATTGCCTTCATCAAGAAGGCGTACCGATCCCCGATCGCCGATGATGCGATCATCGAACCGTATTTCGAAATTTACAAGGAAGCGACCGCGATCGGACAATCGTTTACCGACGCGATGATCGCCGCTTACACCACGATACTTTCCTCCCCCGATTTCCTTTTCCTGGAATCGCAAGTTGGCCCGCTCGAAGACCACGAGATCGCGTCTCGACTTTCCTACTTCCTTTGGAATGGGCCGCCAGACGAGAAACTTGAAGACGCGCAAAACCTTCATCAAGAGATGGAGTTGCGAGCGCAGACGGAGCGGATGCTGTCGGATCCCAAATCCGATCGATTCATCAACGCTTTCCTCGATTACTGGCTAGAACTGAAAGAGATCAATGCCAACACGCCCGATTCCCAACTGTATCCCCAATACTATATCGACGATCAACTGACTGAAGCTTCCCTGTTCGAAACGCGACGCTTTTTCCGGGAGCTGATCGACAAGGATCTCCCCGCCCGCAACTTGGTCGACTCTGACTTCACTTATGCAAACGAGCGTCTCGCCAGGCACTACGATTTAGAGCCTTTCGAAGGCGTAGAGCTCCGCCGTGTTTCTCTGCCCGATGACTCTCCTCGTGGAGGACTCCTCACCCAAGCAAGCGTTCTCAGGGTCACCGCGAACGGGACGACAACGTCACCCGTTTTACGCGGAGCGTGGATCATGGAACGTCTTTTGGGCGTTCATATCCCGCCGCCGCCTTCGGGCGTCGAGGCCGTCGAGCCTGATACCCGCGGAGCGACCACCATCCGTGAACAGCTCGACAAGCACACCTCATTCGAATCTTGCAACGCATGCCACGCAAAATTCGACCCAGCTGGCTTCGCACTGGAGAGTTTCGACATTGCTGGTGGCTGGCAGGATCGCTACCGAGCCATCGGCGAAATCGGAGAGCCCGTGGAAGGTGTTGGCTTGAATGGGCTCCTGTTTACTTATCGCAACGCCGAGCCGGTCGACCCTTCAGGAGTTTTGGAAGATGGCCGAGCTTTTAAAGACATCCACGAGTTCAAATCCCATTTGCTGGGCGACGAACGAGCCATCGCCCGGAACCTGGTCAAGCAATTCATCGTTTACGCCACCGGTGCCACGATGAGTTTCAGCGAGCGCCAGCAAGTCGAACAGATTGTCGACTCGTGCCAGGAAAGTGAATTCGGGGTAAGGTCGATCATTCACGCCGTCATCCAGAGCGACCTGTTCAAAATCAAGTAGCCGTAATCGCACTGCCATGCACCTACTCTCTTCTGATCGCCGCATCTCTCGCCGTCGACTCCTTCGTGGGGCAGGAGTGGCGCTTGGCTTGCCTTTTCTTGAGGCCATGCTGCCACCGTTCACGCGACGTCTCTTCGCGGCGACGCCAGTCGAACCGAAGCCGCAGCGTCTCTTCGCCATCTGCAACAACCTCGGCGTCTTACCGAACCATTTCTTTCCCAGCCAAGCGGGCCGTGACTATGAACTCTCGCCTTACCTCGAGGAGCTCTCTTCCCATCGAAACGATTTCACCGTCCTGAGCGGAGTTCACCATCCCGGGGTAGACGGCGCGCACTCATCCGACGTGTCCTTTCTGACCGCAGCGACCCATCCGGGAGGCGGCGGATTTCGCAACACCATTTCTTTGGACCAATATGTTGCGGGCGAGATTGGCCATCACACCCGATTTCCCTCGCTCACGCTGGGAGTGAACGCCGCTGCCGGACGTCGTAGTCTGTCGTGGACTCCTTCCGGCGTGCTGATTCCCTGCGAGGACAGCGCCGCCAGCGTCTACAAACAGCTCTTCCTGCAAGGGTCTGAAAAAGAAATCGAGAACCAGATTGAAAAGTTGAAGCTGGGCGAAAGCATCATGGATACTGTTGCCGAGCAGTCGCGAGCGCTCAATCGCCGACTCGGCGCTAGCGATCGCGACCGAATGGACCAGTACACGACGGCAGTCCGTGAAACCGAACGACGCATGAAAAAGGCTCGCGAGTGGGAACGACTTCCCAAACCGGTTCCCTCTGCCGAATGCCCCATCGATCCCGGCGGCCCCGCCGCCTACATGGAAAAGACTCGACTCATGTACGAGATGGCGCGTCTTGCCTTTGAGACCGACTCCACCCGCAGCATCACGCTGCTGCTGGACAGCAACAATTCTCCCACCATCACCGTCTCCGAAATTCCAATCTCCGACGGCTACCACAACCTGTCTCATCATGGCAAAGACGAGAAGAAGCTAGCTCAGCTAGAGGCCATCGACCGCAATCACATGCGGCTTATCAGCCAACTGATTAGCGCGTTTAAGGACTCGAAAGACGGGGACGCCAGCCTGCTCGAAAACTCGCTCATCCTTTACGGCAGCAATCTCGGCGACGCAAACAAACACACCACCGACAACATGCCCATGTTGGTGGCGGGCGGACGACTCAAACACGGCCAGCACCTCGCCTTCGACCGCGACAAAAACTACCCGCTCCCAAATTTGTTTGTCTCCATGCTTCAGTCCATGGGCATTGAGGCCGATACGTTTGCAAGTTCGACCGGAACGATGAGAGGCCTCGACCTAAAAGCCATCTCATAAATACAGCTCCATCGTGTGATCCATAACGCCAGTTTCGAAAGCTCTTAAGCATGGTGATCATGCTGGCTAGGTGAAAGATCTTTCGAAGCGTCTCGCGTACTTCTCACAACGCATCACATGGCGTCTGCAATTCGGTAGCCAACTGAATCACCGCTTGCCGGCGAACCGCTGGAATAATCAGCGAGTGTTTGGATGCAGGTACTGATCGCTTGTTTCGGCACCCCAGGATTGTACGCCAAGTGGTGGCGGCGTTGGCAACTTCGGTACAGTTTCATTGCGACGCTGATTGACGCTTTCGTCCGCGAATCACTGTAATCACAACACCGATACAACTTTGATTCAAACGGAGTTTACAGATTCAGGTTCTAGTTTCTGTCGAGGCCTACTCTTTGAGCCAGAAGCCGTTCCCAGTCCCGAACACGAATGGATTTTGGTTCGCCCTTAATCCCTCCAAGGTTCCGTCGTTTTCGTGGCGTTTCGGATCTTGTCCTCGGTTGTGCTATCGTGCTGCGGCTTTCAATTCGGCAAAACGGTCACGCATTTCACGCAATGTATCCGCGTGTTCCGGATCGCCAGCCAAATCGTTTTCTTCGCGCGGGTCGCTTCGCAGATCGAATAGTTGTTCGTAGTCAAATTCAGGCCAATAGAAATATTTCCAGTCACGACGCACGAGTGCTTCGGATGCCGGAATGAAGTCCTTGCTACGAAGCATCGGGTGTTCGTAAAAGAACTCGCTTCGCCAATCCGGTTTTTGGTCCGCAAGGTACAGCGAACTGACGTCCCTGCCCTGCATCGTTTCGGGGACGTCGACGCCTGTGGCGGAAAGGATTGTCGGGGCCAGGTCAACGTTCAAGGTAAACGCGTCATTGGTTTGGCCACGGATGTTGTCGGTCATCCGCGGGTCGCGAATGATCAATGGCACACGAATGCTTTCTTGGTGTGGGTACCACTTATCCGCCAAGCCGTGCTCGGCATGGTAATAACCATTATCCGTGGTAAAGATGACCAGTGTGTTGCCACCAAGCCCTTGCGTTTCAAGCTCTGCCAGGATTCGCCCACAAGTCGCATCGACCTCGGTCGCCAAACGATAGTAGTTCTTCATCATCGTTTGGTATTTTTGGGGCGTGTCAAATCGCCAGTGCCATCGGTTGCGTCCTTCGTTCTTTTCGTTGCCCACGAAGTCAGGCAATCGTTCGAACGACTCTTGTGTCGCGTTGGGTGCCACGGGAACGGTCACGTCCCGATGCAGACTCATGCTTTCGGGCTGAGGCAGAAACTGCTTGGGATTGGAATCTTCCGCGTGGGTCGCAAAGAATGCCACGGTCAAGCAGAACGGTTGATCAGCCGGACGCGTTTTCAGAAACTCTAACGCGTCCATTTCGTTCTTTTTCGTCACATGAATCTCGGATCCGTCCGGCTGCGTCATCCAATGTTTTCCGTAATACGATCGGCTAAAGTCGAATTGGTCAGCGGGGGTCTTTCCGTTGTGCCATTTGCCGACATGTCCCACGTAATACCCATGCTGACGAAGCAGTCCGGGGAAGGTCTTTTGCCAAGGCGTTGTCCACGGTTTGAAGGAGCGATTGCCGTGACGTGACATCCATTGGCCGGTAAAGAGCGTCGCACGGCTGACACCGCATATCGACGTCGTGACGCAGTTCTGCGTGAATCGGATGCCTTCGCGTGAAAGTTTGTCCAACGTTGGTGTTTGAACAACCGAGTTTCTGGCAATGCCCAACGTGTCGTGACGCCAATCATCGGCGTACAGCAACAGCACATTCAGCGGTTGAGATTCAGTTGAAGCGTGTGCGGATGTATCCGCGCTGGCAAACGTTGCCCATGCAATCACCAGAACCAACTGGCACCCAGCGGCAATCAGAATTCGTGATGTCATGAAGTCAT is from Crateriforma conspicua and encodes:
- a CDS encoding DUF1592 domain-containing protein → MFLFFKIHRAVLRSLAVLLSACLAANVSAQADVPVELNGFLENHCLSCHDSFGREGDLDLESLPFDLANKQTFAAWVLIHDRADHGEMPPKESMRPAKEDLNAFLESLSDSLIAADRERIAQTGRSKVRRVNRFEYENTLRHVLDSPWLQVSHRLPEDGTYQNFNKTGDRLDVSHVQMAKYLETADYALRSAVNAAAFRSETKRYYARDEGTMIFWMRFKKGINRYPSRAAIPMLGLTSETEVIRENQPLTVGDSNPEIRNQEAFGFVVGTQASAAKYDFRNVIVPTPGNYRLRMKTYTFTAGPNGRALGDDHGLTGGEPKWWRPDRNVVMRGKRREPITLYAHTASGESLWIGSFDSYPDPKVIEREVVLRKGDAIRPDAGRLLRTQPRWSGNPNATPEGVPGFAMNWLELEGPLNEDWPPQSYQALFGDLPFRVHESEERLPLPPLLTEETLIGWTERSPGIPHRRVEVLPNDPDADARRLLIAFIKKAYRSPIADDAIIEPYFEIYKEATAIGQSFTDAMIAAYTTILSSPDFLFLESQVGPLEDHEIASRLSYFLWNGPPDEKLEDAQNLHQEMELRAQTERMLSDPKSDRFINAFLDYWLELKEINANTPDSQLYPQYYIDDQLTEASLFETRRFFRELIDKDLPARNLVDSDFTYANERLARHYDLEPFEGVELRRVSLPDDSPRGGLLTQASVLRVTANGTTTSPVLRGAWIMERLLGVHIPPPPSGVEAVEPDTRGATTIREQLDKHTSFESCNACHAKFDPAGFALESFDIAGGWQDRYRAIGEIGEPVEGVGLNGLLFTYRNAEPVDPSGVLEDGRAFKDIHEFKSHLLGDERAIARNLVKQFIVYATGATMSFSERQQVEQIVDSCQESEFGVRSIIHAVIQSDLFKIK
- a CDS encoding DUF1552 domain-containing protein, with protein sequence MHLLSSDRRISRRRLLRGAGVALGLPFLEAMLPPFTRRLFAATPVEPKPQRLFAICNNLGVLPNHFFPSQAGRDYELSPYLEELSSHRNDFTVLSGVHHPGVDGAHSSDVSFLTAATHPGGGGFRNTISLDQYVAGEIGHHTRFPSLTLGVNAAAGRRSLSWTPSGVLIPCEDSAASVYKQLFLQGSEKEIENQIEKLKLGESIMDTVAEQSRALNRRLGASDRDRMDQYTTAVRETERRMKKAREWERLPKPVPSAECPIDPGGPAAYMEKTRLMYEMARLAFETDSTRSITLLLDSNNSPTITVSEIPISDGYHNLSHHGKDEKKLAQLEAIDRNHMRLISQLISAFKDSKDGDASLLENSLILYGSNLGDANKHTTDNMPMLVAGGRLKHGQHLAFDRDKNYPLPNLFVSMLQSMGIEADTFASSTGTMRGLDLKAIS
- a CDS encoding sulfatase family protein; this translates as MTSRILIAAGCQLVLVIAWATFASADTSAHASTESQPLNVLLLYADDWRHDTLGIARNSVVQTPTLDKLSREGIRFTQNCVTTSICGVSRATLFTGQWMSRHGNRSFKPWTTPWQKTFPGLLRQHGYYVGHVGKWHNGKTPADQFDFSRSYYGKHWMTQPDGSEIHVTKKNEMDALEFLKTRPADQPFCLTVAFFATHAEDSNPKQFLPQPESMSLHRDVTVPVAPNATQESFERLPDFVGNEKNEGRNRWHWRFDTPQKYQTMMKNYYRLATEVDATCGRILAELETQGLGGNTLVIFTTDNGYYHAEHGLADKWYPHQESIRVPLIIRDPRMTDNIRGQTNDAFTLNVDLAPTILSATGVDVPETMQGRDVSSLYLADQKPDWRSEFFYEHPMLRSKDFIPASEALVRRDWKYFYWPEFDYEQLFDLRSDPREENDLAGDPEHADTLREMRDRFAELKAAAR